The Pedobacter frigiditerrae genomic sequence AGTTGCTGAAGATGTTCTAGTAAAAAACGAAGATTTAAAGTTTTGGATTGATTTAGCTTTAGCTTTTAATCCACTCGCCAAAGCATCAAAGAAGAAGAAATAACCCAACAATTAAGCAATTTACCAATCCAACAATTTAAACCGTTACATTTTGCCCTTTTACGTCAAAGGCATCACGTAATCCTATTGCCAACAAATTAAAAGCATAAACGGTAAGCATAATCGCTAATCCTGGCAAAACAGCAAGGTAAGCTGCATCCATAATGATATAACCATAATGCTCCTTAATCATGGTGCCCCAGCTTGGCATAGGTGGTTGTGCGCCAAAACCTAAAAAACTAAGTCCTGTTTCTAATAAAATAGCAGAAGCAAAATTGGCTGACGCAACTACTAAAATTGGACCAGCAAGATTAGGTAAAATATGCTTGGTTATGGTCCTGAAAGTCGAAAATCCTAATGCATTTGCCGCCTCTACATACTCTACTTCTTTTAAGGCCAATACTTGACCACGAACTAAACGAGCTACATCTACCCAAGTAGACAAGCCAACGGCGATGAAAATTTGCCAAAACCCTTTCCCTAATGCAAATGAAATAGCTATAATCAATAGCAATGAAGGTAGCGACCAAGTCACATTCATGAACCAACTAATAATGGCATCGGTTTTACCTCCAAAATACCCAGCAGCTGCACCCAAACTAACACCAATAAGTAAAGAGATTAAAACAGCTATTAATCCTACTGATAGAGAAACACGAATGCCTAAAATTAACCTACTCAAATAATCTCTACCATAAGGGTCTGTACCTAAATAAAAAGTTTGTTTGTAGATATTACTTTCTTCAAAAACTGCTTGTTGAGTTCCCATTTTAGATGGCATCAAACATTTTGGACATAGAGACTTTAGTTCATATTGTGTTTCCTTTGGCCTTTCATCATCTCCAATATACTCCTGAACCAAAACCTTATCACCTACAATTCGATAACCTGTAATTGGTATGCTCTTAAAATTTGCAGGCTGACCAAAGAGCATTTTCTCAAATACATTAACCTGCTTTATTTTATCATTTTTACTAATGATTAAAAACTGAAATGATCTGCCAGGTTTCTTTTTGTTTAGGGCTAGATTGATAGTACTAGCATAAGGGGTTTGGTCTGGCGTAATTAGATAACCTAAAATTCCAATTACCATCATCAATGAAATAAAAACCAATCCTCCAAACGCAAACTTATTACGTTTAAATCTATTCCATATTTTTTTCGAAGGACTGTTATTCATTTTTTATTATTTAACCATTCGGCCTTTCCAATTATACTTTCCAGAATTACCTGCCAAACCAATGTATACAAAATAAACTACATGCATTGGATTAAGCAATGGCAATAAAAATAATAATAATCTTCTTTTAAAGAAACCAGTAACACTATACAAAAAGATAAGCTCGATAGTTAGCTTACAAATTAGTTGAAATAACAGAAATTTTAGACATATATCAGTGAAGATAAATGCCATGATAGAATTTACTATAATGCTCACATTAAATAACCAAATACTTAACCCCAGGGCAATAACCAATTTGTCTTTATAACGAGTCGTTTTAGAGGCCCAACGTTTACGTTGTTGCAAAAATTCTTTAACATTTGGTTTTGCATGGGTATAAACTATTGCTTCACTATTTTTTAAGAAGCCTATCTTGCCCTCATAAAGTGCAGCCATTTTGTGCAGCAATAATTCATCATCTCCAGACGCTAAATCATCAATTCCTTTAAAACCACCAACTGCAAAAAAAGCTTCACGTTCATAAGCGAGGTTAGCCCCATTACAAGTGCTAGGGTTATTATTACCAATTGTAGAAGCGCCCAAACCAATTAAATAAGAAAACTCTAAAGTTTGTAAGTTTTCAAATAAGTTCTTTTCTTCGAAATAGGCCACAGGTGATGAGATCATTTTATACCCATTAACTTCATAACAATTAACGATGGTTTTTAACCAGTTTTTACCCATCCTGCAATCAGCATCTGTAGTAATAATTAATTGCCCTGTCGCTTGACCTATTGCGGTTTGAATTGCCTTTTTCTTATACGAGTTTAGTGCATTGGCCTCATTAAGTTGTATCAATTGAATACCTTGATTGGCATAAGATGAAATAATAGCTGAGGTTTCATCGGTAGAATGGTCATCTATAATAATAACTTCAACTAGATTTTTATCATAATCTTGTGCTAAGATATCATCAATGGTTTTGCCGATTTTATCTTCTTCGTTACGTGCAGCAATTAATATAGAAACCTTTGTTGTAGCCTTGCCTTCATTCCACTTAAAATATGGAATTTTAGCCCATCCTCTAATAAACGTACCTACTACAAATACATAAATTAAGGTTAAAAAAACGGTAAAATAACTAAGTGCGCTGACTACTTCCAAAGAATTTTAATTTAAAAACAAAATATGAACCTAATATAGCAGGAATAATAAGATTGATAAACCAAATACTAGCAGTTACTGCAATTACTGCCACAATATTTGAAGTTACAAAGCCAAAAAAATAAGATGCCGTAAAACTTCTAATGCCAACATCAAATAAATCTAATGAGGGCAATGATGATTGAACAAAAAATAAAATACTAACCAACATCATCACATCCAATATATGTAATTCTGGAATTAACCATTCAAACATAATGTAGTACTGGGTGCTAAAAACTAAATATCTAGCTAAACAAAACAACAATATTCTTAATAATTCCCTCTTTTTATACCGAGCTAGAATCGAATAAAATTTCTTGTATTTCCGAGTAAAACGGATGGAAAGTAATATTCCATTTAGCCATCTAATATTAAAGAAGAATATAATAAAGGACAAACAGAAACCTACTGAAATTGCACAGACAGCTAAAAATAATCTATAATCAATTGGTGTAAATCTATAAATGAAAACAGTTACAGCAATTGCCCCAAAGACGTTTGTTAAAACCAACTGACCGATTTGACCAACGGTCATTGCCACCACACCTACAATTCTTCTTTTCGGCGAAAGGAAAAATACCCTTCCTCCATATTCGCCAATTCGGTTTGGTGTAAAAACTGCCCACGTTAATCCACAAAACACAGATTCTATGGACAACCATAAACTAATCGGCTCAACCTGTTTAATTAACCTTTTCCATTTAACAGCCTCAAGCCCCCAGTTTAGTAACATCAATCCCACAACTGTGGATATAATTGTCCAGATCTGAGCCTTAGGCATTGAATTTAATAACGACACAAATTTCTTTAAATCGTTATTTGCAATAAGTTTTACATAGATAAACCAAAATGCAAAAATTACAATCGAGATTTTAAGAAGGATGGAAAATATTTTTTTGTACTGAGCTGTCAAATTTTTACTTTTTGTATCTGCAAATATGCTTAATATTGTTTTATGTTGGCTGAAAAAAAGGAACGCATAATAATGGGTATCGATCCAGGTACAGCAATTATGGGTTATGGTATCGTTCTAGAGAAAGGAACAAAAATAGAACTAATAAGTTTGGGCATTGTGAGAATGGATCATTTGGATGATCATTTTTTAAAGCTTCAACGCATATTTGAAAAAACAATTGCCTTAATTGACGAATATAAACCAGATGTTTTAGCTATCGAGGCTCCATTTTATGGCAAAAACATTCAAGTAATGCTGAAACTAGGTAGGGCTCAAGGTATTGCAATGGCAGCTGCTTTATCAAGAAATATTTCAGTAACTGAATATGCCCCGAGAAAAATTAAACAATCCATTACCGGAAAAGGTACAGCAAGTAAAGAACAAGTTGCTGCGATGCTACAAAGATTATTAAACTTTAAAGAAACACCTGAATTTTTAGATGCAACTGATGGTCTAGCTGTGGCAGTTTGTCACTCGTTTCAACGAATTAGTACCAGCAATACTGGGAAATCGTATTCTGGGTGGGATGCTTTTGCAAAGGATAATAAAAAGAGAGTTAAGTAATTCTTAACCATAATTCGAGGAACGAAGCATCTTAAAGTATTCTGCATTCGTCCCTCTTAATTATAAGTCTTATACTTTTTTCCTTCTCAAATAAGCTTTAATCCCAAAAAACAATCCTAATCCAATTGCCAAGAAAGGCCATAAGGTAGATACACCTAAAATAAATTCTTTAAGAAAAGACCAGCCTGCTACAATGCTCAAACCTAATCTTTGGAAGAAACCTGGGCGATAGTCATATAAATTATCATTACTAACAATCAGTGATTTCACTGTATTATCTTGATAGAAGTTCAAGGTTATTGTACTAAACTTCACCCTGCTATCAATATTCATATTCTCAATTTTCTTGTCAATATAATCATCTTTAATGTATAGAGATGTTTCTACGTTGTTGCCTTGTCTTTTAGCAGTTTTATTGATTGTATTTACAGCATCAACTCTGTTTTGTGCTTTTAATTTATTAGCAAGATAAGTAATGCTCTGGTCATCCATTTTCATGGTTTGGTTATCTACAAAAACAGCCATTTTTGCTACAGTATTCGTAAAATCATCCAGTTTCTCGGAAGGAATTTTAGCAATCACCAATCCTTCTTTTCTGTAAGCTGTAATTTCTTTTAACGAATCTGCAGAATATTTTACCTTATCACTTTCTTGAATTGAACTATTGATGGAGAATTCCATCACTGTTCCACCTTGTGCCTTGATGGTAGCACTTAATTGTTCTTTGGTTTGTTGAACATCTTTAACCCTAAAACGCATATCTGCTGTTTTAATAATCTTAGGGGTTGCGGTTGTGTCAACAGCATCAGCTGATATTACCACTTCTTTACTAACTGATTCATCAGCAGCGTAATCTTTTTTCTCTGCGTTACAGCCAAACATTAAAACAATGATGGCGATACAAAATAAATACTTTTTCATACTCTATAGTTTTTTGGTTATAAAACCACTATCTGCAACTACGTAAAAAGACATAGTATACCCATAGTTGTTTCAGGAATAAAAATTGATTTTATTTATTGTACCGGCCGGTATTGCTTAATGCCAATATGATGCAGAAGTAACCTTAGTTCTTCGCTTGTAACAGAAATACTACAAAATAAAAAAGTCTACACCAGTTAAAAACTAATGTAGACCTCTACGTATAAAATGGTATATTTTATTTGGTATTCAACATCTTAAAAACTGCCTTGCAGCATATCCAAGAGCCTATAAACAATACTACCCAAGATGCAATAGAAAGTGCAGTAGAATCGAAAGCAAAACGGGCATATACTCCAATCATACTGATAATAATACCAACTAACAATAACTTGTAAATTGATGTTTCGTTAGCGGCTTTCATGCTTTCTTCTCTTTCAGATTGATTCATCGTCTTTTCTTTTTAAAATTGTATGCGCAAAAATAAGATTTATAAACTAAAAATTACAACAAATTAATAAGTTTTCAATTTATCTAATCGTTGTTTTCCTTTATCAGCTTCATTCAGTTTATCACTCTTGTACAGAAGTTTTTCCCAGTCTCCATACATAGGATTAGGCAAAACGATAAACTTCGTTCCAAATAAGCCTTGCATTGCATTAACTTGCTCTTTGGTATCTTTTCCTTCGCGATAAAACACATTAGAGAAATCACTTAAATTATCGCCACATAGCAATAAAACATTATACTTCTCTAATATTTTTTGGCGACGAGGTTCTTTATCTGATGTGGTAGTTTTAACTAACAAATGAGCTTCATCAGCGTTTGGAAACCCAAATTTCTGTAGGTTCTTTAAAGTCCCTTCATAATCGGCTTTGTCTCTATTTGTTACATAAAAGGTTTCAACATTCTTGCTGGCGGCAAACTTCAAAAATGCTAGCGCTCCAGGAACAGTATCTGCCTGTGCTAAAGCCGTCCATTCTGTCCAATCACCAGGCAAGTAACTTACTCCTTTTTTAATTTCATGACCTTGAAAAACTGAATTGTCTAAAATGGTTTCATCAGCATCTACAATTACGCAATTTAGTTTAGCATTCGCTTGGTTCCATAAGGCTTCTTTTAAAGACAATCTAGCAAAGTTGTAAGCCTGAAAAGCCAAAGCTCTATACTCGCCACTAAACTGCTGCCACAGCACTGCATTTGTATAATCCCTTGCTGGAGTTAGCGCTTGTGCAAAAGATAAGATGGGAAGAATGCCCAACATCCAAATTAAAAGGTATTTTTTCATAAGGGTTTTTAATTTAATCAAAGATAAAGCTTACAAAT encodes the following:
- a CDS encoding DUF4349 domain-containing protein, translating into MKKYLFCIAIIVLMFGCNAEKKDYAADESVSKEVVISADAVDTTATPKIIKTADMRFRVKDVQQTKEQLSATIKAQGGTVMEFSINSSIQESDKVKYSADSLKEITAYRKEGLVIAKIPSEKLDDFTNTVAKMAVFVDNQTMKMDDQSITYLANKLKAQNRVDAVNTINKTAKRQGNNVETSLYIKDDYIDKKIENMNIDSRVKFSTITLNFYQDNTVKSLIVSNDNLYDYRPGFFQRLGLSIVAGWSFLKEFILGVSTLWPFLAIGLGLFFGIKAYLRRKKV
- a CDS encoding 5'-nucleotidase, lipoprotein e(P4) family — protein: MKKYLLIWMLGILPILSFAQALTPARDYTNAVLWQQFSGEYRALAFQAYNFARLSLKEALWNQANAKLNCVIVDADETILDNSVFQGHEIKKGVSYLPGDWTEWTALAQADTVPGALAFLKFAASKNVETFYVTNRDKADYEGTLKNLQKFGFPNADEAHLLVKTTTSDKEPRRQKILEKYNVLLLCGDNLSDFSNVFYREGKDTKEQVNAMQGLFGTKFIVLPNPMYGDWEKLLYKSDKLNEADKGKQRLDKLKTY
- a CDS encoding ABC transporter permease, whose protein sequence is MNNSPSKKIWNRFKRNKFAFGGLVFISLMMVIGILGYLITPDQTPYASTINLALNKKKPGRSFQFLIISKNDKIKQVNVFEKMLFGQPANFKSIPITGYRIVGDKVLVQEYIGDDERPKETQYELKSLCPKCLMPSKMGTQQAVFEESNIYKQTFYLGTDPYGRDYLSRLILGIRVSLSVGLIAVLISLLIGVSLGAAAGYFGGKTDAIISWFMNVTWSLPSLLLIIAISFALGKGFWQIFIAVGLSTWVDVARLVRGQVLALKEVEYVEAANALGFSTFRTITKHILPNLAGPILVVASANFASAILLETGLSFLGFGAQPPMPSWGTMIKEHYGYIIMDAAYLAVLPGLAIMLTVYAFNLLAIGLRDAFDVKGQNVTV
- the ruvC gene encoding crossover junction endodeoxyribonuclease RuvC; this encodes MLAEKKERIIMGIDPGTAIMGYGIVLEKGTKIELISLGIVRMDHLDDHFLKLQRIFEKTIALIDEYKPDVLAIEAPFYGKNIQVMLKLGRAQGIAMAAALSRNISVTEYAPRKIKQSITGKGTASKEQVAAMLQRLLNFKETPEFLDATDGLAVAVCHSFQRISTSNTGKSYSGWDAFAKDNKKRVK
- a CDS encoding glycosyltransferase family 2 protein, producing MEVVSALSYFTVFLTLIYVFVVGTFIRGWAKIPYFKWNEGKATTKVSILIAARNEEDKIGKTIDDILAQDYDKNLVEVIIIDDHSTDETSAIISSYANQGIQLIQLNEANALNSYKKKAIQTAIGQATGQLIITTDADCRMGKNWLKTIVNCYEVNGYKMISSPVAYFEEKNLFENLQTLEFSYLIGLGASTIGNNNPSTCNGANLAYEREAFFAVGGFKGIDDLASGDDELLLHKMAALYEGKIGFLKNSEAIVYTHAKPNVKEFLQQRKRWASKTTRYKDKLVIALGLSIWLFNVSIIVNSIMAFIFTDICLKFLLFQLICKLTIELIFLYSVTGFFKRRLLLFLLPLLNPMHVVYFVYIGLAGNSGKYNWKGRMVK